The Ranitomeya imitator isolate aRanImi1 chromosome 3, aRanImi1.pri, whole genome shotgun sequence genome has a window encoding:
- the LOC138672276 gene encoding inhibin beta C chain-like, protein MNVHVALPLLLVIMQASLANFSCSSCSIFNQPMEAEAEKAILLEVAKQNILSKLHLHQRPNISQAVSRENLAQALQQLNIELDEDQSQDLPTKNSKGDKEMDIGQTYEVISFAEIENSNGARSVLHFHLSTDKEKREEIHQAHLWLYLKTTCRNKITLSVTGKFMPKDYSIEGTAQATAVSGGWYMIPLQMFSGKALNEGTENMYIELMCLDCHKPLKMDNISHVHRPFLALKVHNKQEDARIRRHIIECTGDMQVCCLKKFYIAFKDIGWNNWIISPKGYFMNLCEGICPVHLARSPGISSSSHTAILSLIKANNAYSNLSLCCVPTKRRPLSFLYFDINNTIVKSDIPDMIVESCGCT, encoded by the exons ATGAACGTCCATGTTGCTTTACCTCTATTGCTGGTTATTATGCAGGCATCACTGGCAAATTTTTCCTGCTCGTCTTGCAGTATTTTCAACCAACCTATGGAGGCTGAAGCTGAAAAAGCAATACTTCTGGAAGTGGCCAAGCAGAACATTTTGAGCAAACTTCACTTGCACCAGCGGCCAAACATTTCACAGGCGGTGTCCCGGGAAAATCTGGCACAGGCTCTGCAACAACTGAACATTGAGTTGGATGAGGACCAATCACAAGACTTGCCAACAAAGAATAGTAAAGGAGACAAGGAAATGGATATTGGTCAAACCTATGAAGTCATCAGCTTTGCTGAAATAG AAAACTCAAATGGCGCGAGAAGTGTTCTTCACTTTCATCTATCTACCGACAAAGAAAAGCGAGAGGAGATCCATCAGGCACATCTGTGGTTGTACCTCAAAACTACATGCCGCAACAAGATAACCCTATCAGTGACTGGTAAATTTATGCCTAAAGACTATTCAATAGAAGGCACAGCCCAGGCTACAGCTGTAAGCGGTGGCTGGTATATGATTCCTTTACAGATGTTCTCTGGAAAAGCCCTAAACGAGGGAACAGAAAATAtgtacatagagctgatgtgcctggaCTGTCACAAGCCGCTGAAAATGGATAATATTAGCCATGTCCATCGTCCGTTTCTGGCATTAAAAGTTCACAACAAACAGGAGGATGCGCGAATTCGGAGACATATCATAGAGTGCACTGGTGACATGCAAGTATGTTGTCTGAAGAAATTTTACATTGCTTTTAAAGATATTGGCTGGAATAACTGGATAATTAGCCCAAAGGGTTATTTTATGAATCTCTGTGAAGGGATATGTCCGGTTCACCTGGCCAGGTCTCCAGGAATTTCATCATCCAGTCATACGGCTATCTTAAGCCTTATCAAAGCAAACAACGCATATTCTAACCTGAGTCTGTGTTGTGTTCCAACAAAACGAAGGCCTCTCTCCTTTCTTTACTTTGACATCAACAATACCATTGTCAAGTCTGACATTCCCGATATGATTGTGGAAAGCTGTGGTTGCACTTAG